One segment of Fimbriiglobus ruber DNA contains the following:
- a CDS encoding endonuclease/exonuclease/phosphatase family protein, with protein MLSFLFWNLKSENVETLANLVEHLSADIVILAECPAPSGAILRAINRTSKDYFLARSGCDKIAIYARYSGRLLEPVKRENEEVRGDDFSFRRFVLPKRGELLLCSVHLPSKQRRERIDQIDYAVNFADLIADVETIVGHQRTVLVGDLNMNPYEDGIVMASGLHAVPTRRIACKEVRTVKFPSGTYFYNPMWSHFGEKLQGHAGSYFLESPKSRADHWNIYDQVLVRPELLPYFRDEDVQIIWHDPIGDRSLLGPDGVPNREEFSDHLPVAFKINL; from the coding sequence ATGTTGAGCTTTCTGTTTTGGAATTTGAAGAGTGAGAACGTCGAGACCCTCGCCAATCTGGTCGAGCATCTGTCGGCTGATATCGTCATCCTGGCCGAGTGTCCGGCGCCATCCGGGGCCATTCTCCGCGCAATTAACCGCACTAGCAAAGACTACTTTCTGGCCCGAAGTGGGTGTGATAAAATCGCTATCTATGCGCGGTATTCTGGCAGGTTGCTTGAGCCTGTTAAACGGGAAAATGAGGAGGTTCGCGGAGACGATTTCAGTTTTCGGCGGTTCGTTCTCCCGAAGCGAGGGGAGTTGTTGCTGTGCTCCGTACACCTTCCGTCGAAGCAACGACGGGAGAGAATCGATCAGATCGACTACGCTGTGAATTTTGCCGATTTGATAGCCGATGTGGAGACAATTGTGGGGCACCAGCGGACCGTCTTGGTTGGGGATCTAAACATGAACCCTTACGAAGACGGAATTGTGATGGCGTCCGGCCTTCACGCCGTACCGACCCGCCGCATTGCCTGCAAAGAGGTGCGCACGGTCAAGTTTCCGAGTGGGACGTATTTTTACAACCCCATGTGGTCACATTTCGGTGAAAAGCTTCAAGGCCATGCGGGGAGCTACTTCCTCGAATCACCGAAGTCGCGGGCCGATCACTGGAACATCTACGATCAGGTTCTCGTCCGACCGGAACTACTGCCTTATTTCCGGGATGAGGACGTTCAGATTATCTGGCATGATCCGATTGGGGATCGTTCGTTGCTGGGGCCCGATGGGGTTCCGAATCGGGAGGAGTTCTCCGATCACCTCCCGGTTGCATTCAAAATTAACCTCTGA
- a CDS encoding IS5 family transposase (programmed frameshift), producing MDATVRKPYPTDLTDLQWEIIQVVLPAARPGGRPRSVDLREVLNAIVYVNRSGCQWSMLPHDFPAKSTVYEYFAQWRDDGTWQELLDVLREGYREVHAPSHERPSAASIDSQSVKGTEHAGGNGYDAGKKIQGRKRSIVVDTLGLLMVVAVTAGHVDDAAAAPTVLEGLDRDAYPRLKVVWADGKYHNHALNGWKDGHPELGWELVIVRRPDGVKGFTLLPKRWVVERTFGWLGRARRLSRNYERLNSSSESMIRVRSIQLILNRMDPQERYPPFKYRVASK from the exons ATGGATGCGACCGTTCGCAAACCGTATCCGACCGATTTGACCGACCTCCAATGGGAGATCATCCAGGTCGTCCTGCCGGCCGCCCGACCCGGAGGACGCCCCCGGTCGGTGGACCTCCGGGAGGTGCTGAACGCGATCGTGTACGTGAACCGGTCGGGGTGTCAGTGGTCGATGCTCCCGCACGACTTCCCGGCCAAGAGTACGGTGTACGAATACTTCGCCCAGTGGCGGGACGATGGCACCTGGCAAGAACTCCTGGATGTCCTCCGGGAGGGGTATCGGGAAGTCCACGCCCCGAGTCACGAGCGG CCGAGTGCCGCGAGCATCGACAGCCAGTCGGTCAAAGGGACCGAACACGCGGGCGGGAACGGGTACGATGCGGGCAAGAAAATCCAGGGCCGGAAGCGGTCGATCGTGGTCGATACGCTGGGCCTGCTGATGGTCGTGGCGGTGACCGCCGGGCACGTCGACGACGCGGCCGCGGCCCCGACCGTACTCGAAGGGTTGGACCGTGACGCGTACCCGCGATTGAAGGTCGTGTGGGCCGACGGGAAGTACCACAACCATGCCCTGAACGGGTGGAAAGACGGCCACCCGGAACTCGGATGGGAACTCGTCATCGTCCGCCGACCGGACGGGGTAAAGGGGTTCACCCTGTTACCCAAGCGGTGGGTCGTCGAGCGGACGTTCGGGTGGCTCGGGCGGGCCCGGCGGTTAAGTCGTAATTATGAGCGACTGAATAGTTCCAGCGAATCCATGATTCGTGTGCGGTCAATCCAGCTGATCCTCAATCGCATGGATCCACAAGAGCGTTATCCCCCGTTTAAATATAGAGTTGCATCAAAATAG
- a CDS encoding carboxypeptidase-like regulatory domain-containing protein: MNGWLRLVLLGTAGALAGGGPAAAAGRVDGHIRWTHRNGTKYAVTGAAVDIQNADTKQSVATATTDRDGKYRADFPVPPGGVRVLVRVDCVCPGAKIAPAPGKPAHFLTSRTPVDVADDTVATVDLTATNTRDNHTAFSVREALHHASTYAGRLGKASLPPVRVYYPSTDTQYDPALNQLEFLQSDRWDWDVIFHEYGHYLAKKYDLTDCVTGDHQLGQNLADSLGKKKGTRMAWSEGWPTFFSVSAQRAMNLAALGIPYVGDTRYTDTEESYIYDVDLTLRDGYSTGEDNETSVQRAFFCLYHEFRLADDAIWAALVDATPKTLSDAWAAVAKGRKEPDLARLGQIFTDFRIASAPTDPADGVKLPPHPPTFKWTPNGGKGDYSHDRFNVVFIDAQCQPVLTSNQLTTPEYKPTTAEWTTITAGRTDVLWYVLSANSKNPSTGPYRSGWRKLAR; this comes from the coding sequence ATGAACGGGTGGCTCCGGTTGGTACTCCTCGGGACCGCCGGGGCGCTCGCGGGCGGGGGGCCGGCGGCCGCCGCCGGCCGCGTCGACGGGCACATCCGGTGGACCCACCGGAACGGTACGAAGTACGCCGTCACCGGGGCCGCGGTCGACATCCAGAACGCGGACACCAAACAGTCGGTCGCGACGGCCACGACCGACCGCGACGGGAAGTACCGGGCCGACTTCCCCGTCCCCCCGGGCGGGGTTCGTGTGTTGGTCCGCGTCGACTGCGTCTGCCCGGGGGCCAAGATCGCGCCCGCCCCCGGCAAGCCCGCCCACTTCCTGACCTCCAGGACCCCGGTCGACGTGGCCGACGACACGGTCGCGACCGTCGACCTGACGGCGACCAATACGCGGGACAACCACACGGCGTTCTCGGTCCGCGAGGCCCTGCACCACGCGTCGACCTACGCCGGCCGCCTCGGCAAAGCCTCCCTGCCGCCCGTCCGCGTCTACTACCCGAGTACGGACACCCAGTACGACCCCGCCCTCAACCAGCTGGAGTTCCTCCAGTCCGACCGGTGGGACTGGGACGTGATTTTCCACGAGTACGGGCACTACCTGGCCAAGAAATACGACCTGACGGACTGCGTGACCGGGGACCACCAACTCGGCCAGAACCTGGCCGACAGCCTGGGGAAAAAGAAGGGAACCCGCATGGCCTGGAGCGAGGGGTGGCCGACGTTCTTCTCCGTCTCGGCCCAGCGGGCCATGAACCTCGCGGCGCTGGGCATCCCGTACGTCGGCGACACCCGCTACACGGACACGGAGGAGAGCTACATCTACGACGTCGACCTGACCCTCCGCGACGGGTACAGCACCGGGGAGGACAACGAGACGTCCGTCCAGCGGGCGTTCTTCTGCCTCTACCACGAGTTCCGGCTCGCGGACGACGCCATCTGGGCGGCCCTCGTCGACGCCACGCCGAAAACGCTGTCCGACGCGTGGGCGGCGGTCGCCAAGGGCCGGAAGGAGCCGGACCTCGCCCGGCTCGGCCAAATCTTCACGGACTTCCGGATCGCGTCGGCCCCGACCGACCCGGCGGACGGGGTGAAGCTGCCGCCGCACCCGCCGACCTTCAAGTGGACCCCGAACGGCGGAAAGGGTGACTACTCGCACGACCGGTTTAACGTCGTGTTTATCGACGCGCAGTGTCAACCGGTCCTGACCTCCAACCAGTTGACCACACCGGAGTACAAGCCCACGACCGCGGAGTGGACCACGATCACGGCGGGCCGGACGGACGTCCTGTGGTACGTGCTGTCGGCCAACTCGAAGAACCCGTCGACCGGGCCGTACCGCAGTGGCTGGCGGAAGCTCGCCCGGTAG
- a CDS encoding TIGR02996 domain-containing protein, translating into MSEEAVFLRAITAAPDDDLPRLVFADRLDERDDPRGDFVRLHLALRAAAPDHPDRVAGEHELSSLRKSCDPEWLAALSGRRARII; encoded by the coding sequence ATGAGCGAAGAAGCCGTGTTCCTCCGCGCCATAACGGCCGCCCCCGACGACGACCTCCCGCGACTGGTCTTCGCCGACCGGCTGGACGAGCGGGACGACCCCCGCGGCGACTTCGTCCGGCTCCACCTCGCCCTGCGGGCCGCCGCCCCGGACCACCCCGACCGGGTGGCCGGCGAGCACGAACTCAGCTCCCTGCGAAAAAGCTGCGATCCGGAATGGCTGGCCGCCCTCTCCGGCCGGCGGGCGCGGATCATTTAG
- a CDS encoding IS701 family transposase: MTEQEIVGVGPAFARYLGRYRDVFRQDRTAAHFDTYCRGLLSDLPRKSIEPIALASGTTVRTLQLFVTTSVWSYDEARTRLHRFVADTLADLPTDPVGTVGVIDETSSRKWGDHTPGVQRQYLGCVGKVDNGIVTVHVGVTKGTFRTLLDADLFLPESWDVDRARCQAAGIPDTVRHHPKWRLALDQLLRANTNGITFDWLTFDEGYGAAVPLLTVLGVMGQRFVGEIPTHFAVRDAAGGPSRRADERLTGGHAERGRVYRLTRQTTRPSVWRVATAIVWVADRKHTLMVARNDATGEIKYFLTNATAEPVARILAVAFRRWTVEHLFRVAKQEVGLMHDEGRDYTGLMRHRTLAVVVLGFVAAHTERLRGEKPRRDDGAGVPGAQRPVRDPVPAATGNRGHPTYQRRNSIPPAAKQASHPIS, encoded by the coding sequence ATGACCGAGCAGGAAATCGTGGGCGTCGGCCCGGCGTTCGCCCGGTATCTGGGCCGGTATCGGGACGTGTTCCGGCAGGACCGCACGGCCGCCCACTTCGACACGTATTGTCGGGGCCTGTTATCCGACCTGCCGCGGAAATCGATCGAACCGATCGCGTTGGCGAGCGGGACGACGGTCCGTACCCTCCAGTTGTTCGTGACGACCTCGGTGTGGTCGTACGACGAGGCCCGGACGCGGTTGCACCGATTCGTGGCCGATACGCTGGCCGATCTCCCGACCGATCCCGTCGGAACGGTCGGGGTGATCGACGAGACGAGCAGCCGGAAGTGGGGGGATCACACTCCGGGCGTCCAACGGCAGTACCTGGGGTGTGTGGGCAAGGTCGACAATGGGATCGTGACCGTCCACGTGGGGGTCACCAAGGGCACCTTTCGTACCCTGTTGGACGCCGACCTGTTCCTACCCGAGTCGTGGGACGTGGACCGCGCGCGGTGTCAGGCGGCCGGCATCCCGGACACCGTCCGGCACCACCCGAAGTGGCGGCTGGCCCTCGACCAACTCCTCCGGGCGAACACGAACGGGATCACGTTCGACTGGCTGACGTTCGACGAAGGGTACGGGGCAGCCGTCCCGCTCCTGACCGTGTTGGGCGTGATGGGACAGCGGTTCGTGGGTGAAATCCCGACGCATTTCGCCGTCCGGGACGCGGCCGGGGGCCCCTCCCGGCGGGCCGACGAGCGGTTGACCGGGGGTCACGCCGAGCGGGGGCGAGTGTACCGGTTGACCCGCCAGACGACCCGCCCGTCGGTCTGGCGGGTGGCCACCGCCATCGTCTGGGTGGCCGACCGCAAGCACACCCTGATGGTCGCCCGCAACGACGCGACCGGGGAGATCAAGTACTTCCTGACGAACGCCACGGCCGAGCCGGTGGCTCGGATTCTCGCCGTCGCCTTCCGCCGGTGGACGGTCGAGCATCTATTCCGGGTCGCCAAACAGGAAGTCGGACTGATGCACGACGAGGGGCGGGATTACACGGGGCTGATGCGGCACCGGACCCTGGCCGTGGTCGTCCTCGGATTCGTCGCCGCCCACACGGAGCGGCTCCGGGGGGAAAAACCCAGACGTGACGATGGAGCAGGTGTGCCGGGCGCTCAACGTCCGGTGCGCGATCCTGTTCCGGCGGCGACGGGGAACCGGGGCCACCCAACATACCAGCGACGTAATTCAATACCACCAGCGGCGAAACAAGCAAGCCACCCGATCTCATAA
- a CDS encoding sigma factor: MIEAEDVSADEQKELWRRATAEGDPAAADRLARAVARWVSRKAMELAISNGLEADDLEAVAWSRFMYAVRSYKPEVGSFLNYFACSAGREMVEVATKERLRRLKTVQLSCNGIDDGSSHDVPAPADVRTAELLAVEYALGQLWEVERRVLCDRLGVYGRVKSAAQVAAELDATEAQVQTLFRRAYARVRALLKERDVGE, from the coding sequence ATGATCGAAGCCGAGGACGTGTCGGCGGACGAGCAGAAGGAACTCTGGCGGCGGGCGACCGCGGAGGGCGACCCCGCGGCCGCCGACCGGCTGGCCCGTGCGGTCGCCCGGTGGGTGTCGCGGAAGGCGATGGAACTGGCCATCTCGAACGGCCTGGAGGCCGACGACCTGGAGGCGGTCGCGTGGAGCCGGTTCATGTACGCGGTCCGGTCGTACAAGCCGGAGGTCGGGTCGTTCCTGAACTATTTCGCGTGTAGCGCCGGCCGGGAGATGGTCGAGGTGGCCACGAAGGAGCGACTCCGCCGCCTGAAGACGGTCCAGCTCTCCTGCAACGGCATCGACGACGGCAGCTCCCACGACGTCCCCGCCCCGGCCGACGTCCGGACGGCCGAGTTGCTGGCCGTCGAGTACGCGTTGGGCCAGTTGTGGGAGGTCGAGCGGCGGGTCTTGTGCGACCGCCTGGGCGTGTACGGCCGGGTCAAGTCGGCCGCCCAGGTGGCCGCCGAGCTGGACGCGACCGAGGCCCAGGTGCAGACGCTGTTCCGGCGGGCGTACGCCCGCGTCCGGGCGCTGCTGAAGGAGCGGGACGTGGGGGAGTGA
- a CDS encoding GNAT family N-acetyltransferase has protein sequence MPTLTFHLEAPVAKTARVLQLAGLFDIPPADRSSRSWTVDVPAPNADWQVGLIVGPSGSGKSTLARAAFGDALIGGYEWPADKAVVDGFPADLSVKDVTAALSSVGFSSPPSWVRPFRCLSNGEQFRATLARALCDPRPLVVVDEFTSVVDRTVARIGSAAVAKTVRRQPGKRFVAVTCHDDVAEWLCPDWVIDMPNGTLTRRALRRPPIELEVRRVRAAAWDTFKHHHYLDASLHPSATCFAAFWQGRPVAFASAIHCPGRVCWWREHRTVCLPDYQGVGIGNALSDFVAGVMRCLGKPYRSTTAHPAIIRHRAKSPLWRMTRPPSLGGRHEPNKSGITLGRTRATERFTAGFEYVGPPRPDDARSLLKIQRV, from the coding sequence ATGCCCACCCTCACCTTCCATCTCGAAGCCCCCGTCGCGAAGACCGCCCGCGTCTTGCAGCTCGCGGGCCTGTTCGACATACCGCCCGCGGACCGCTCCTCACGCTCGTGGACGGTCGACGTACCCGCACCCAACGCCGACTGGCAGGTCGGCCTGATCGTCGGGCCGTCGGGCTCGGGTAAATCGACGCTCGCCCGGGCCGCGTTCGGCGACGCGCTCATCGGCGGGTACGAGTGGCCGGCGGACAAAGCTGTGGTCGACGGCTTCCCGGCCGACCTTTCGGTCAAGGACGTGACGGCGGCCCTCTCGTCGGTCGGGTTCAGTAGCCCGCCGAGTTGGGTCCGGCCGTTCCGCTGCCTGTCCAACGGCGAGCAGTTCCGGGCCACCCTCGCCCGCGCCCTCTGCGACCCGCGGCCGCTCGTCGTCGTGGACGAGTTCACGTCGGTCGTCGACCGGACGGTCGCCCGGATCGGCAGCGCCGCGGTCGCGAAGACCGTTCGCCGGCAGCCGGGGAAGCGGTTCGTGGCCGTCACCTGCCACGACGACGTGGCCGAATGGCTCTGCCCCGATTGGGTGATCGACATGCCCAACGGCACCCTGACGCGGAGGGCACTTCGGCGGCCGCCGATCGAGCTGGAAGTCCGCCGCGTTCGCGCCGCCGCCTGGGACACGTTCAAGCACCATCATTATTTAGACGCGAGCCTGCACCCGTCCGCGACGTGCTTCGCCGCGTTCTGGCAGGGCCGCCCGGTGGCGTTCGCCTCGGCGATCCACTGCCCGGGCCGCGTCTGCTGGTGGCGCGAGCACCGGACCGTCTGCCTGCCGGACTATCAGGGCGTCGGCATCGGCAACGCCCTGAGCGACTTCGTCGCGGGCGTCATGCGTTGCCTCGGCAAGCCCTACCGCAGCACCACCGCCCACCCCGCCATCATCCGCCACCGGGCCAAGTCTCCCCTCTGGCGGATGACGCGACCACCCTCCCTGGGCGGCCGCCACGAGCCCAACAAGTCCGGCATCACTCTGGGGCGGACCCGGGCGACCGAGCGGTTCACCGCCGGTTTCGAATACGTCGGCCCGCCCCGCCCGGACGACGCCCGGAGCTTGCTCAAAATCCAAAGAGTTTAG
- a CDS encoding phage portal protein family protein has product MPPDRSPIDAQATDPRGFLIPPVRSFSALYNLFSRTYSYRWDEAVRAGRRNAQAMRRDAYLAALEQERVLPLTRWPWEVEADPDDIDLANPKDPYSEDRERVRRLLQACCRRTPSLSQLVTALGSAVFFGRSGAQLAWTQDAVAGDPRWIVRAWEPVHGDAIQYDWDGTPGITIRPGDTGAFPPEDVKLWDGGTLLAMLRRPHLRQRFILHAHKREAADYWQPEMAGRSHGVGLRDYVYWAWWLRDEMLSWLTDYMEKVGSMGLLLFYYEDGNPAAEAAAKQAAADARGKSALAVPVPRGRDKDAAKVEVIAAQTAGAQFLVDMVDRYFEKHIERLYVGQSLSAGTRGSGLGGSGVAALHADTKFNLLAWDADNLGETLTRDLVGVLQHLNFRGARWRYRWTFRLPDPQAKDKLDALVKAAHLPGAKLTFKADEVRALVGLTKPGPGDEIVGGDAPQQTAPGSPVGYAQDSPHAPRGGIDLKGKHFLGGQFVPRASGTTVPIVAPGGPEAGPRDPIPAHIAAAAEVSWGLLLWKKRTISKHEFAQLFHLSDEWFRNIFNTPNDRISIREALDQLEEPGAFGDDRRLRLWAALCGYAPGEVSVNLDPIVSADDRARAARNTRVSVVLNPKGRILTARGEALLRMQRFYRDEVLALLGNLQASRSDSPEHQQAVRDLEDTVRQLSVRFPPGLPPRAGDTIDPPGGPMVLPGLANPFRVAGVTRDDRTIHRLYADAVATYWKSQGLDDPKRIADMDPADKLLLAVNVAVQSGELSAEMKEKVQALIPLLPTLAAAWLASQEVPVVGQVVDVAGLLLAALTLPSDVKEFTAGATQFLYHGLRATSPEEIQLAARHFARMVGSGTDLALNGGPLALHFVPKQPRWTDFRRPETAPEPGSLNESAGIRRSGDSGLGDAFGRKARLRPSETRPQGGARDERIPRRAAGPKGYHRPKDSRSHPRNEGSGSVPKISGCRTSAGSSRGRKSTPTPTSLP; this is encoded by the coding sequence ATGCCCCCCGACCGCTCCCCCATCGACGCCCAGGCGACCGACCCCCGCGGGTTCCTCATCCCACCCGTCCGCTCCTTCTCCGCACTCTATAACCTGTTCTCCCGCACCTACTCGTACCGCTGGGACGAGGCCGTCCGGGCCGGACGTCGCAACGCCCAGGCCATGCGACGCGACGCCTACCTGGCCGCCCTCGAACAGGAGCGGGTGCTACCTCTGACGCGGTGGCCGTGGGAGGTCGAAGCCGACCCCGACGACATCGACCTGGCCAACCCCAAAGACCCGTACTCCGAAGACCGCGAGCGGGTCCGCCGACTGCTGCAAGCTTGCTGTCGCCGCACCCCGAGCCTGTCGCAACTCGTCACCGCCCTCGGGTCGGCCGTCTTCTTCGGCCGGTCCGGTGCCCAACTCGCGTGGACCCAGGACGCCGTCGCCGGCGACCCCCGGTGGATCGTCCGGGCGTGGGAGCCGGTCCACGGGGACGCCATCCAGTACGACTGGGACGGCACACCCGGGATCACCATCCGACCCGGCGACACCGGAGCGTTCCCGCCCGAAGACGTGAAGCTATGGGACGGCGGGACGCTCCTCGCCATGCTCCGCCGGCCCCACCTCCGCCAGCGGTTCATCCTCCATGCGCACAAGCGGGAAGCTGCCGACTACTGGCAGCCCGAGATGGCCGGCCGGTCACACGGGGTCGGCCTCCGGGATTACGTGTATTGGGCGTGGTGGCTACGGGATGAGATGCTCTCGTGGCTGACCGATTACATGGAAAAAGTCGGCAGCATGGGTTTGTTGCTGTTTTACTACGAGGACGGCAACCCGGCCGCCGAAGCCGCGGCCAAGCAAGCCGCCGCCGACGCCCGGGGCAAGAGCGCCCTCGCGGTGCCAGTGCCCCGCGGGCGGGACAAGGACGCGGCCAAGGTCGAGGTCATCGCCGCTCAGACGGCCGGGGCCCAATTTCTGGTCGACATGGTCGACCGGTACTTCGAAAAGCACATCGAGCGGCTGTACGTCGGCCAGTCCCTGTCCGCCGGGACCAGGGGGAGCGGGCTCGGCGGGTCCGGCGTCGCGGCCCTCCACGCCGACACCAAGTTCAACCTCCTCGCGTGGGACGCCGACAACCTGGGCGAGACACTCACCCGCGACTTGGTCGGCGTCCTCCAGCACCTCAACTTCCGCGGCGCCCGCTGGCGGTATCGGTGGACCTTCCGGCTCCCCGACCCGCAAGCCAAGGACAAGCTCGACGCGCTTGTCAAGGCGGCCCACCTGCCCGGAGCCAAGCTGACGTTCAAGGCCGACGAGGTCCGCGCCCTGGTCGGCCTGACCAAGCCCGGACCGGGCGACGAGATCGTCGGCGGGGACGCGCCGCAACAAACCGCCCCCGGCAGTCCGGTGGGGTACGCGCAGGATTCGCCCCACGCCCCGCGGGGCGGGATCGACCTGAAGGGGAAACACTTCCTCGGCGGCCAGTTCGTCCCGCGGGCGAGTGGTACGACCGTCCCGATTGTGGCACCGGGAGGTCCCGAGGCCGGACCCCGGGACCCAATCCCGGCACACATCGCGGCGGCCGCCGAGGTCTCCTGGGGACTCCTGCTGTGGAAAAAAAGGACCATCTCGAAGCACGAATTCGCCCAACTCTTTCACCTCTCGGACGAGTGGTTCCGGAACATCTTCAACACCCCGAACGACCGCATTTCGATCCGTGAGGCACTCGACCAATTGGAGGAACCCGGGGCGTTCGGGGACGACCGCCGGCTGCGGTTGTGGGCCGCCCTGTGCGGGTACGCGCCGGGGGAGGTGTCCGTGAACCTCGACCCGATCGTGTCCGCCGACGACCGGGCCCGGGCCGCCCGGAACACGCGGGTGTCGGTCGTCCTGAACCCGAAGGGCCGGATCCTGACGGCCCGGGGCGAGGCCCTGTTGCGGATGCAACGGTTCTACCGCGACGAAGTCCTGGCCTTGCTGGGCAACTTGCAGGCATCCCGCAGCGACTCGCCGGAACACCAGCAAGCCGTCCGGGACCTCGAAGACACGGTCCGCCAGCTCTCGGTCCGGTTCCCGCCCGGCCTCCCCCCGCGGGCCGGCGACACGATCGACCCGCCCGGCGGACCGATGGTCCTCCCCGGACTGGCTAACCCGTTCCGAGTGGCCGGGGTGACCCGGGACGACCGGACGATCCACCGGCTGTATGCCGACGCGGTGGCCACGTACTGGAAGAGCCAGGGGCTCGACGACCCCAAGCGGATCGCCGACATGGACCCGGCGGACAAGCTCCTGCTGGCCGTCAACGTGGCCGTCCAGAGCGGGGAACTGTCGGCCGAAATGAAGGAGAAGGTGCAGGCCCTCATCCCCCTCCTGCCGACCCTCGCGGCCGCCTGGCTGGCGTCCCAGGAGGTTCCGGTCGTCGGCCAGGTGGTCGACGTCGCCGGCCTCCTGCTCGCGGCCCTCACCCTGCCATCCGACGTGAAGGAGTTCACCGCCGGCGCGACCCAGTTCCTGTACCACGGCCTGCGGGCGACGTCGCCGGAGGAGATCCAGCTGGCCGCCCGGCACTTCGCCCGGATGGTCGGCAGCGGCACCGACCTGGCCCTGAACGGCGGCCCGCTCGCCCTCCACTTCGTCCCCAAGCAGCCGAGGTGGACCGACTTCCGGCGGCCGGAAACGGCCCCCGAGCCGGGCTCGTTGAACGAGTCCGCTGGAATTCGTCGGTCGGGTGATTCCGGGTTGGGAGATGCTTTCGGCCGGAAGGCGCGCCTTCGCCCGTCCGAGACGCGCCCCCAGGGAGGCGCCCGCGACGAGCGAATCCCCCGCCGGGCGGCGGGCCCGAAGGGATACCACCGCCCGAAGGACAGCCGGAGCCACCCCCGAAACGAGGGCTCGGGTTCGGTCCCGAAGATTTCGGGCTGCCGGACTTCGGCCGGCAGCTCTCGCGGGAGGAAATCCACACCTACGCCTACGAGTTTGCCCTGA
- a CDS encoding DUF6939 family protein, giving the protein MHQNSLPGQALSPMWPHGGIPVPGMAGQVSDSVEGIWQGLKVIGGKTAPRYFAGRGHKRGGQPRGHQYGTKLLKIVEAREKIYRVAYEWMLANRVEPELIEHFVGRAFEGDAQYFHDVSNNGRVGNPDEGWAHAAVLVQYLNRVCAGRA; this is encoded by the coding sequence TTGCATCAAAATAGTCTTCCCGGACAGGCTCTGAGCCCGATGTGGCCGCACGGCGGCATTCCGGTGCCGGGGATGGCTGGGCAGGTGAGTGATTCGGTCGAGGGGATCTGGCAGGGGCTGAAGGTGATCGGCGGGAAGACGGCGCCGCGGTACTTCGCCGGCCGCGGCCACAAGCGGGGCGGCCAACCGCGGGGCCACCAGTACGGGACCAAGTTGCTGAAGATCGTCGAGGCCCGCGAGAAGATCTACCGCGTGGCTTACGAATGGATGCTGGCCAATCGGGTCGAGCCGGAGTTGATCGAGCACTTCGTCGGACGGGCGTTCGAGGGCGACGCCCAGTATTTCCACGACGTGAGCAACAACGGGCGCGTCGGCAACCCGGACGAGGGCTGGGCCCACGCCGCGGTGCTGGTGCAGTACCTGAACCGCGTGTGCGCGGGGCGGGCGTGA